The sequence below is a genomic window from Qipengyuania flava.
ATCGCCTTGGGCAGCACGGTCGGATCGGCATCGCGCACCACCGTCGCGCCGCCGGCCTGAAGCGAGTGGAAAATGCCAGCGACCGCATGGTTCGGGTCGACCGCCACGGTCTTGCCGGCAAGCGTCTTGAGCGCGGGCATGAAGTCGTCCCGGTCGCGCACGGTTACCGCGTTGCCGAGATGCTGGACCAGTTCGGGCGTGACCTTGTCGGGCGCAATGAACAGCTCGGCCGTGCCATCCGCATGGGCCAGCACATAGGACAGCGCGACCGGCGTGTTGTCGACATCGGTCCCGCGCATATTGAGCAGCCAGGCCACCGAATCGAGCGCGCTGATGACGGTCGCGTCATAGCCTTCGTTCTTCAGCCAGTCGGCCACTTCGGCGCGCTTCTCCGCGCTCGATCGGCCGGCATGCGCCTCGCCATGCGGTACGGCGGCGGCGAGCGAGGCGGCGGGGCGGTCGTTCCAGATCGCATCGATCGGGTTGCCGTCCACCGGTACCAGCTCGATGCCCTTCTTGGCGAAGAGCTTCTCCGCATCTTCGGCCCAGCCGATGCCGTGCAGCCAGGCGTCATAGCCGATCTTAGCGCCGGCGGGGGCGTTGGCGGCGAGCCATTTGGCCGGCGAAGTCGCGGGCACGTCCTCGTAATCGTAGAGGTTGCCATCGACCTGCTCGCGCACCTGCACGGTGTAGCGCCCGTCGGTGAACATGGCGGCCTTGTCCTTCAGCACCGCAGCGCTGCCCGCGCTGCCACCGAAGCCGGTCAGCCAGGCGAGGCGCTGGGCGTAGGAGCCAACGTATTCGCTCATATGCTCGTCGGAAATCGGGATGACGAAGCCGTCGAGACCGCGCTTGCCAAGTTCGGTGCGCAGGGCGTCGAGGCGGGCTTCATGAGTCTGCATCAGCATGCGGATAATCCTCTTTGTCGGGGCCGGACCGGTCTTAGCCGACTCGGCGCTTGCAGGGGCGCTGCCGCCCGCATAGTCATGGCCGCCTATCTAGAGGTCCGCGGCCGCTCTTTCCACCTTTGTGCCGCGTCAGGAGGGATCGCCCGTGACTTTCAACCGACTGGCTGCATGCCTATCTGCCGCATCGCTGGCATTCGCCGCGCCGCTGACCGCCCAATCATCGCAAGGGGACACCGTGTCCGAACCGACCTCGCCGCCCGTCGCCGAAAAGCGCGACCATTCCTACAGCTATCACGGGATCACCATTTCCGATCCCTATCATTGGCTGAAGGACCAGAGCTATCCGACCGTCGATGACGAGGATGTGCTCACCTATGTGAAGGCGGAGAACGCCTGGTTCGAAACGCGGATGAAGGGCCAGCAGCCGCTGGTCGACGAGCTGTTCGAAGAGATGAAGGCGCGCATCAAGGAGGACGAATCGACCGTCCCGCAGAAAGATGGCGACTGGCTCTACTGGTCGGAATTCGAGGAAGGCGCCGAATACCGCAAATACTACCGTCGCCCGGTCTCAGGCGGCGATGCGCAGCTGATCCTCGACGAGAACGAGCTGGCCGAAGGGCACGAATACTTCCGCCTCGGCGCGTTCTCGGTGTCGAAGAACGGGCGCTACCTTGCCTATTCGAGCGATACCGACGGATCGGAACGCTTCACCGCCCGGATCAAGGATCTCGAAACGGGCGAACTCCTGCCCGACACCATCCCCGGCACGCTGACCGGCCTCACCTGGGTGATGGACGACACGGCGATCGTCTACGGTCTCGCGAACGAGCAATGGCGCGTGCACGATGCGACGCTGCATGTGCTCGGCACGCCGGTGTCCGAGGATGTCGAGCTGTACCGCGAAAGCGATAACGACGGCTTCCGCGTGAGCGCGGGCCTGACCGCGCAGGAAGACTGGCTGGTCATCGCTGTCGGCGACAACGAGACGAGCGAAGTGCGCCTCGTGCGCGCCGACGACCCGACGGGCGAGCAGATCCTCGTGTCTCCGCGCCTCAAGGGCCGCGAGTACGATGTCGATGTGCGCGATGGCGTGCTCTACGTGCACACCAACGATGATCACGTGAACTTCCGCCTCGCCACGGCGAGCCTCGAAGCGCCGGGCGAATGGACCACGCTGATCGAAGGATCGGACGAATTCTACCTCGACGGATTCGAGCTGTTCAAGGACTTCTACGTCACGCAGGGCCGCCTGCGCGGCCTCGACCAGGTGCAGCTGCGTTCCTACGAAGACGCCTCGGACATGACCCCCATCGCCTTCTCCGAAGCGAGCTACACCGCAGGCCTGTCGAACAATCCCGAATACGACATGCAGAAGCTGCGCCTTTCCTATGAAAGCATGGTCACGCCGGATTCG
It includes:
- a CDS encoding aminopeptidase P family protein, yielding MLMQTHEARLDALRTELGKRGLDGFVIPISDEHMSEYVGSYAQRLAWLTGFGGSAGSAAVLKDKAAMFTDGRYTVQVREQVDGNLYDYEDVPATSPAKWLAANAPAGAKIGYDAWLHGIGWAEDAEKLFAKKGIELVPVDGNPIDAIWNDRPAASLAAAVPHGEAHAGRSSAEKRAEVADWLKNEGYDATVISALDSVAWLLNMRGTDVDNTPVALSYVLAHADGTAELFIAPDKVTPELVQHLGNAVTVRDRDDFMPALKTLAGKTVAVDPNHAVAGIFHSLQAGGATVVRDADPTVLPKAIKNPAEQQGHRDAQARDGAAVVKYLRWIEENAPSGEIDELTAAAKLREFRGLSPDMKDTSFDTISAAAGHAALPHYKVDEDSNIPIPPSSIYLCDSGGQYLDGTTDITRTVWVGPGEPTAEMIDRNTRVLKGHIELDLARFPDQTTGGALDALARMHLWQAGVDYGHGTGHGVGSYLSVHEGPQRISKPGGAFPGTETPLRAGMILSNEPGYYKPGEFGIRIENLVLVVDAEIEGSEGTYLTFETLTHVPLDRTLVDKDLLTEREIAWWNDYHAKTRAILAPQLEGEDLAWLERACQPL
- a CDS encoding S9 family peptidase, whose protein sequence is MSEPTSPPVAEKRDHSYSYHGITISDPYHWLKDQSYPTVDDEDVLTYVKAENAWFETRMKGQQPLVDELFEEMKARIKEDESTVPQKDGDWLYWSEFEEGAEYRKYYRRPVSGGDAQLILDENELAEGHEYFRLGAFSVSKNGRYLAYSSDTDGSERFTARIKDLETGELLPDTIPGTLTGLTWVMDDTAIVYGLANEQWRVHDATLHVLGTPVSEDVELYRESDNDGFRVSAGLTAQEDWLVIAVGDNETSEVRLVRADDPTGEQILVSPRLKGREYDVDVRDGVLYVHTNDDHVNFRLATASLEAPGEWTTLIEGSDEFYLDGFELFKDFYVTQGRLRGLDQVQLRSYEDASDMTPIAFSEASYTAGLSNNPEYDMQKLRLSYESMVTPDSVFDYHVATGELELLKQQEIPSGYDADLYQVERIEVAARDGTMVPVSIVSRKDREQGGPLHLYAYGAYGFAYPPNFSTTRLSLVDRGFAYAIAHVRGGDDLGRNWYLQGKLNERTNTFNDFVDVAKGLIDKGYTTKGRITASGGSAGGELMGVVLNTDPDLWGAVVAHVPFVDVLNTMLDKDLPLTPGEWPEWGNPIESKQAFAYILSYSPYDQVIAQDYPPLLVTAGLNDPRVTYWEPAKWVAKLREYKTDENELLLKTNMGAGHGGKSGRFASIYEVAEEYAFILWQMGLSE